The sequence below is a genomic window from Qipengyuania flava.
CCGACAAGGCCTTCGACGTCGGTATTGCCGAGCAGCACGGCGTGACCTTTGCCGCGGGCCTTGCCGCGGAAGGCATGCGCCCCTTCGCCGCGATCTATTCGACCTTCCTGCAGCGCGCTTACGACCAGGTCGTCCACGATGTGGCGATCCAGAACCTGCCGGTCCGCTTTGCGATCGACCGCGCTGGCCTTGTCGGGGCCGATGGCTGCACCCACGCCGGCGCGTTCGACATCACCTATCTCGCCACGCTGCCCAACATGGTCGTGATGGCCGCCGCCGACGAGGCGGAGCTGGCGCACATGACCTACACCGCGGCCGAATATGACGATGGCCCGATCGCCTTCCGCTATCCGCGCGGCGCGGGCACGGGTGTGGAAATCCCGGAGCAGCTCGAAAAGCTCGAGATCGGCAAGGGCCGGATCGTGCGCGAAGGCAGCAAGGTAGCGATCCTCTCGCTTGGCGCGCGCCTGGAAGAAGCCAAGAAGGCTGCCGACCAGCTCGAGGCCAAGGGCCTCTCGACCACGGTTGCCGACATGCGCTTTGCCAAGCCGCTCGACACCCAGATGATCGAGAAGCTGATGCGCAGCCACGATGTGGTGGTGACGGTCGAGGAAGGCGCCGTGGGCGGCCTCGGCGCGCATGTGCTGACCTTCGCTTCGGACGAAGGCCTGACCGATGCCGGGCTGAAAGTGCGCACCATGCGCCTTCCCGACGTGTTCCAGGATCAGGACGCACCCGAAAAGCAGTATGACGAAGCCGGCCTCAACGCGCCGCATATCGTCGATACGGTGCTCAGCGCCCTGCGGCACAACAGCGCAGGCGTGGAGGAGGCGCGGGCCTGACCACGGCCTCGCAGGACCCGGCGGTCTCCTTCGAGGCGCGCTACTCGGTTCCCAAGCTGCTGGGCTGGCTGGCGCTTTGCGCGCCCATGGCGATTGCCTCGGTGTGGGTTCTCTCGGGCGGGCTTGGCGGAGGGTCGCTCCTCACCTGGGTAGTCGGGCTGCCGGGCTTCCTTTTCTTCGGCGGCGCTATGGTGGGCTTCGTGGCCGCACTTTTCGATCGCAGGGTTAAGGTCTCCGTTTCGCCCCAGGGACTGGTCGTTTACCCCCATTCTCCCAGGCCTATCGCCCTGCGTTCGATCAAGCGGATCGGCACGCAGCAATCGCAGGTGCGCATTCTCCTTCATAAGCCGTCGAAATACCCGGTCGAGGGGCGCTGGCGCAAAGCCCTCATAGCGATCAGCTCCGGTATCCAGCGCGCCAACGGGGATGTGTGGATGTTCTGCCAGCTGTACGATTGCAGCGCGCGAGAGATGGTCGACGCAATCCGGGCGGCCCGGCCGCGGACCAAGTTCGAGCAGGAGATCGACGCCGTTGTTGCCAGCTGGGATGAGAACGGCGGGCCCTATGGCGACGCTGCCCATGGCTGAGCGCGTTCAACACAGCGAGTGGCCATGCGCCTCAAGCGCTTCGTGACAACGGCCCTTGTCGCGCTTGCGACGTTCTACCTTGCCGTCACCGGCATCCTCTACCTTGCGCAAGGTCCGCTGCTCTATCCCGCGCCGCGCGCGATCGGGCCGTCGACCGGCGGGTTCGAGGAGGTGCGCTATGCGACAAGCGACGACCTGCTGCTGACCGCCGGCTATCGCGCGCCCGAACCGGGCCGCCCGGTGATCGTCTATTTCCACGGCAATGGGGCAGACTGGGTCTCGAGCGTGGTGGCAACCGACCGCCTGGTGCCTGCGGGCTACGGCGTGCTCGCCGCCGAATACCGCGGCTATCGGGGCAATCCGGGAACGCCGAGCGAGGAGGGCCTCTACCGCGATGGCCGCGCGGCGCTGGCCTTCCTGGACGAGCGCGGGATTTCGCCGGGCCAGACCATCGTGATCGGCAATTCGATCGGGTCGGGTGTCGCGGTGCAGATGGCCCTCGAAACCCCGCCCGCAGCGCTGGTTCTGATATCGCCCTTCGCGAGCCTGTCTGATCTCGTGGCAGAGAAGTTCCGCTGGCTGCCGACCCGCCTGCTGCTGCGCGATCGCTACGAAAGCATCGACAAGATCGCCGCAATCGACGCGCCGGTCCTGATCCTGCATGGCGATGCCGACACGCTGATCCCGCATCATCACGCCGAGCGGCTTGCATCCGCCAAGCCCGATAGCGAGTTGCGCATCTTCGCAGGATTTGGTCATGATCTCGCCTGGCATCCCGATGCCGAAGAGGCCGTGCTCGACTTCCTGGCGCGGCGGACTGGAGAGGACCCACCCGAATGAGCCTGCTGACGATCGACACCACCGGCCACGTCACGACCCTGACCCTCAACCGACCGGACACGATGAACCCGCTCGGCGCGAAGGGGGACGGGGACGCTTTTGCCGAGGCTTGCGATGCGATCAACGCGGATATGGACGTGCGCTGCGTGATCCTGACAGGCGCCGGGCGCGCCTTCAGCGCGGGCGGCGATATCAAGGCGATGAAAGAGCGCACGGGCACCTTCGGCGGGACCGCGCCGGAGATTTCGGACGGCTATCGCAACAACATCCACAAGGTCCTGCGCGCCCTCTACAGCCTGCGCGTGCCGCTGATCGCGGCGGTCAACGGGCCGGCGATCGGGCTTGGCTGCGACCTCGCCTGTCTCGGCGATATCCGCATCGCCAGCGACCGCGCAAAGTTCGGCGTGACCTTCCTCAAGCTCGGCATCATCCCGGGCGATGGCGGCACCTGGATCCTGCCGCGCATCATCGGCGAGGCGCGCGCGGCCGAGCTCTTCTACACCGGCGATGTAATCGACGCGGCCACCGCGCTCGACTGGGGTCTCGTTAGCCGCGTGGTGGATGGCGAGGCGCTCCTCGATGAAGCCCACGCGCTGGCCGGCAAGATAGCCGCCATGCCCCCGCACGCGCTGCGTCATGCCAAGAACCTGATGCGCCAAGGGCGTTCGGTCAGCTACGATACGGCGCTGGAACTGGCGGCGAACACGCAGGCGCTTATGCACCTTACCGAGGATCACATGGAAGGTATTGATGCGCTGCTCGAAAAGCGCGCGGCGGAGTTCAAGGGACAGTAGGCGCCCGGTCGATCAAAGCCAGCGCCAGATGCCTGCCGGGATGCCGGCCGCGCTGAGGTGCCAGTAACTGATCCCCGCCCAGGCCGCTGCGGCGACAATCCAGAGCCCTAGACCGGCGCCGGCCAGCTTGCCCCAGCGCGGCCAGTAGGTGGTCTTGGCTTCCCATTCCTGCCAGGCCGCGCCCATCAGCGCCTCCTTCTTGCGGTCCTGCATCTTCGCGCCGACCAGCGCGAGGACCAGGATGGCGCCCGCGACGATCATTGTGCGCCAGCTCCAGAACAGGATGATGTGCGAAAGCGCCCAGAGCGCGAAGCCCCACATCATCGGGTGGCGCGTCACTGCCATAACGCCGCTCGGCTCCTGCTGGGTCAGCGCTCCGGCGCCGGGTGCGGGCAGGGCGGGATTGCCCCTCAGCGAGCCGAGAAAGAGAACCAGTGCGGGCAGCGTCAGGATCGTGGCGATCACCCAGCCGATCTCCCCGCTGCCGCCAAGGTCGGCGCCCGGCGCGGCGGTGAAGGCGAAGTACATCCAGGCCATGCATCCGGCTGCCACGATGCTGTAGAGACCCATGAACCCGCCATCGCCCAGCGCGCCGACAAGCGGTGCGCGCAGCGGGTGCGAGAGCGCGAAATGCGTCCCGACAAAGGCGATCGACGCAGCAAGAAGCGAAACCAGAGCCTGATCCATGACGGCCACTCCCATGTTTACAGCGTCAACATGGGTAGCAGATTTCGCGCCGGGTGCAAGCGCCTTGCTTCTTGAGGCGAGTTACTCGGCCGCTTCGATGCCGAGCAGCTGGACCGTGAAGAGCAGCGTCGCGCCGCCCGGGATGGGGCCGCGCCCCTCCGGTCCGTAGGCAAGGTCCGCCGGAGCGGCGATCTCGATGATATCGCCCACGCCCATCTCGGGGATGGCCATCTGCCAGGCCTTCACCAGCCGGCCGAGCGGGAAGGTCGCCGGCTGTCCGCGGTCGAAGGAGGAATCGAATGGCGTCCCGTCGATGAAGGTGCCGGCGTAGTGAACAGTCACCGTGTCCTCGACCCGCGGCTTATCATCGCTGCCTGCGTATTTGGCGTAGCGCCACTTGAGGCCGCCCGGCATGAACCGCCAGCCATCCTCGCGCGACAGGCTTGCGAGATAGGCTTGCTGCTCGGTCATCCAGACGATGTCCTGCGATCGGTCGGGTGCGTCCTGTGCAGCCAGCGGGGACGCAGCGGTGCCTGCGGCAAGCGCGGCCGCGAAGGCCATGAAATTCTTCATCCTCTTACCAGTCGTAGGCCTTGGGAAGGTCGCTCTCGTCAAGGTCGCGGTAGCGTTCCTTGAGGCGGCTCTGGTGGTTGTCGAGCGGCTGTTCGACCCCGTCGATATAGACCCGGATCGGGGCCGAGGAGACTTCGAGCGGGTCGCCGTCCCACACCACCAAATCGCCCATCGCGCCCGGCGCGAGGACACCGGCCTTGCCGTCCATTCCGCTGATCGCAGCAGGTACGGAGCTGATGGCGGCAAATGCCTGCCCCCAGCTCAGCCCATCCGCACCCGGAATGCGGGTCAGGGCGACCAGATTCCCAGCGTACTGATTGAGGTTGCGCGGGTTCTCCATGGCGCTGGCATTGATCGCCACGCGCACGCCCGCCTTGACCATGCGGCCGACATTGGACTGCGTGCTGCCGAGCTCGTCAAAACCCTGCGGCAGATCGTCGAGACCGTCGGCAATCACCGGAACGCCTGCTGCGGCGATCTCGTTCGCCACGAGCCAGCCTTCGCTCGCGCCAACAAGCACGAGGTCGAGGCGGGGGAATTCCCGCTTCAGCCCGAGCACGGTGCGGATGTCCGATGCCCGTTCAACCGCGATCATCAGCGGCTGTCTGCCCGAAAGGACCGCGCCCAGCGCTTCCGCGTCGGCGCGCGGGAGCATGGCGTCTGCCCCATCCCACGTGCCGTTCGCATAGGCGCGTGCTTCGAACAGCGCGTTGCGCAGCGCGGTGTACATCGCCGCGCGGCTGCCGCCAGAGATGCGAGCGCCGTATTCGCCCATCGCGACCGTCTGGAATGCGCGCGCTTCGACAACCGCGTCGCCATCGGCGCCAAGGTCGATGATCGCGCCCTGGCCGCCGAAGATCTCGCCGGTGGGCAGCACCGTGCTGGCCGCGCGTGTGATGCCAGCGGCGCGGTGGATCGCGATGTGCTGCGAGGCAGGGTTGATCGCAGGCGCCACGTCGAGCGCAGCGCTGAACGGACTGTCGCTCGCGCGCGTGTCGTTCGATTCGCTCACCGCGCCCACATCCCACAGGCCGAGCGAGGTCATCGTGGCGAAGAGGCCGGGCGTGACCCAGGTCCCGCTGCCGTCGAGCACCGGCACGCCCGCCGGAACGGCAACGCCGGTTCCGGCCGCGACAACCTTGCCGCCCTGGACGACGACGGTCGCGCCCTCGATCGGGTCGGAGCCGTCGCCGGTGGCGACAGTCGCGTTGGTGATGGCGACGCTCTGCGCGGCGGCAGGAGCGGCGAAGGCGAGGGCAATGGCGCTCGCAGCAAAGGTCAGGGCGCGGGTCATTTCACGTCTCCTTCACCGGGCTGGCCGAGCTCGAAATCGCTCACCGGGCGCCGCTTGCGGTCCATCGCGTCGAACATGAGGGCGCCGTCGATCCAGACCTTCTCGGGCCGCGAATACACTGACAGCGGATCGCCGTTCCACAATACCACATCGGCCATCTTGCCGGGCTCCAGGCTGCCGGTCATGCCGTCGATGCCCATGGCCTTGGCGGCGTTGAGGGTAATCCAGCGGATCACTTCGGCGTCGGGAATGTCGAGGCCGAGCCTCAGGCCCGCAGCCTGCGCCTTGGCGGCTTCTTGGTTGAGGCGCTGGATCCCGTTCGCATCGTCCGAATGGATCACCACGCAGGCGCCCGCCTGGTAAAGCAGCGCGGCGTTTTCGAGGATGCCGTCATAGGCTTCCATCTTGAAGCCGTACCAGTCGGCCCAGATGGCGCTGCACACGCCGTTTTCGCGCAGCAGGTCGCCGATCTTGTAGGATTCCACTGCGTGGTGGAAGGCGCTGACCTGGTATCCCATCTCCTTGGCCATATCCATGACCAGCGCCATTTCGTCGGCGCGGTAGCAGTGGTTGTGGACCAGGATCTCGCCGTCGAGCACGCCCTTCAGCGTTTCCTTGCCAAGGTCGCGCTTCTTGCCGTCATAGGCCTTCGCATCGAGCCAGGTCTGCCGATTGACCGCGAAATTGCCCATGCGGGTCGAGGGCATGCGCCCGCGGTTGCCGTAGACGCGCTTGGGGTTCTCGCCGCAGGCCATCTTGAAGCCGTAGGGCGCGCCGGGGAACTTCATCCCCTGCACGGTGCGGGCGGGCACGTTCTTGAGCGTCGCACTGCGGCCACCCATCAAATTGGCCGAACCGGGCAAGATCTGCAGGCTCGTCACGCCGCCATTGGCCAGCGCGCGGCTGAAGCCGGGATCCTGCGGCCAGACCGAATGCTCGGCCCAGACTTCGGGCGTGGTCGGGCTGGTGGCCTCGTTGCCATCGGAATGCGCCGCAACGCTGGGCGTCGGGTAGTCGCCGAGGTGCGAGTGGATGTCGATGATGCCCGGCGTCACGAATTTGCCGCTGCCGTCAATCCGATCGTAGCCTTCGGTCGAGAGCGAGGCATCGCCTACGGCCACCACTTCGCCATCGCGGAACAGGACCGTGCCGTTCTCGATCCGGTTGCCCGCCCCGTCATACACGGTCGCGCCGACCAGCGCCGTGGGGCGGCCGGGGTAGCGTTCGTAGGTCGAGGGGAACGGGTTCTTGTCGAAGGCCTGCGCCGCGCTGGCGCTTTCGGTCTTCGTCTGCCCGGTGGTCGAACAGGCGGCGAGCGCGGCGGCCGCGATGCCTGTGGCGATGGTGCGTGCTGTGATCCTCATGACGTCCCTCATGCCCTGAATTGTCGGCGCTGCAAACAGAAAGGGCGCGGATCACTCCGCGCCCTTCGTGTCTGTGCCAGGCTTAGTTGCCGGACTGTGTGGTGGGGTGCACCCCGGCCTCCTGGGGTTCGAGCCCCGCTTCGGCCTGCCCTTCGAGGGCATCGTCCTTGAGCGTGTCGAGATGCATCAGCTTCTTGATGAGCGGGCTGATGACCATCACCACGACGCCGATACCCACGGCGTACCAGCCGACCGTGGTGTAGACGTCGAGGACGACCTGCTTGCCGGCTTCCTCGCCGACGCCTTCGCCGCCGGTTGCCGCAGCGATCAGGCCGGCTGCGAAGTTACCGGTGGCCGATGCGAAGAACCAGGTGCCCATGATGAGCGAAGCCATGTGGCCCGGGCTCAGGCGGTTCATTGCCGACAGGCCTACCGGCGAGAGGCAGAGCTCGCCGGTGGTGTGCAGCAGGTAGATGAGGAAGATGAAGATGACCGGCGTCGGCACGTTCACGCCGACGCTTTCCGCGCCCCAGACCAGGACGAGGAAGCCGAGACC
It includes:
- a CDS encoding NnrU family protein; the protein is MDQALVSLLAASIAFVGTHFALSHPLRAPLVGALGDGGFMGLYSIVAAGCMAWMYFAFTAAPGADLGGSGEIGWVIATILTLPALVLFLGSLRGNPALPAPGAGALTQQEPSGVMAVTRHPMMWGFALWALSHIILFWSWRTMIVAGAILVLALVGAKMQDRKKEALMGAAWQEWEAKTTYWPRWGKLAGAGLGLWIVAAAAWAGISYWHLSAAGIPAGIWRWL
- a CDS encoding amidohydrolase family protein, whose product is MTRALTFAASAIALAFAAPAAAQSVAITNATVATGDGSDPIEGATVVVQGGKVVAAGTGVAVPAGVPVLDGSGTWVTPGLFATMTSLGLWDVGAVSESNDTRASDSPFSAALDVAPAINPASQHIAIHRAAGITRAASTVLPTGEIFGGQGAIIDLGADGDAVVEARAFQTVAMGEYGARISGGSRAAMYTALRNALFEARAYANGTWDGADAMLPRADAEALGAVLSGRQPLMIAVERASDIRTVLGLKREFPRLDLVLVGASEGWLVANEIAAAGVPVIADGLDDLPQGFDELGSTQSNVGRMVKAGVRVAINASAMENPRNLNQYAGNLVALTRIPGADGLSWGQAFAAISSVPAAISGMDGKAGVLAPGAMGDLVVWDGDPLEVSSAPIRVYIDGVEQPLDNHQSRLKERYRDLDESDLPKAYDW
- a CDS encoding amidohydrolase, yielding MRITARTIATGIAAAALAACSTTGQTKTESASAAQAFDKNPFPSTYERYPGRPTALVGATVYDGAGNRIENGTVLFRDGEVVAVGDASLSTEGYDRIDGSGKFVTPGIIDIHSHLGDYPTPSVAAHSDGNEATSPTTPEVWAEHSVWPQDPGFSRALANGGVTSLQILPGSANLMGGRSATLKNVPARTVQGMKFPGAPYGFKMACGENPKRVYGNRGRMPSTRMGNFAVNRQTWLDAKAYDGKKRDLGKETLKGVLDGEILVHNHCYRADEMALVMDMAKEMGYQVSAFHHAVESYKIGDLLRENGVCSAIWADWYGFKMEAYDGILENAALLYQAGACVVIHSDDANGIQRLNQEAAKAQAAGLRLGLDIPDAEVIRWITLNAAKAMGIDGMTGSLEPGKMADVVLWNGDPLSVYSRPEKVWIDGALMFDAMDRKRRPVSDFELGQPGEGDVK
- a CDS encoding FKBP-type peptidyl-prolyl cis-trans isomerase → MAFAAALAAGTAASPLAAQDAPDRSQDIVWMTEQQAYLASLSREDGWRFMPGGLKWRYAKYAGSDDKPRVEDTVTVHYAGTFIDGTPFDSSFDRGQPATFPLGRLVKAWQMAIPEMGVGDIIEIAAPADLAYGPEGRGPIPGGATLLFTVQLLGIEAAE
- a CDS encoding crotonase/enoyl-CoA hydratase family protein translates to MSLLTIDTTGHVTTLTLNRPDTMNPLGAKGDGDAFAEACDAINADMDVRCVILTGAGRAFSAGGDIKAMKERTGTFGGTAPEISDGYRNNIHKVLRALYSLRVPLIAAVNGPAIGLGCDLACLGDIRIASDRAKFGVTFLKLGIIPGDGGTWILPRIIGEARAAELFYTGDVIDAATALDWGLVSRVVDGEALLDEAHALAGKIAAMPPHALRHAKNLMRQGRSVSYDTALELAANTQALMHLTEDHMEGIDALLEKRAAEFKGQ
- a CDS encoding alpha/beta hydrolase, translating into MRLKRFVTTALVALATFYLAVTGILYLAQGPLLYPAPRAIGPSTGGFEEVRYATSDDLLLTAGYRAPEPGRPVIVYFHGNGADWVSSVVATDRLVPAGYGVLAAEYRGYRGNPGTPSEEGLYRDGRAALAFLDERGISPGQTIVIGNSIGSGVAVQMALETPPAALVLISPFASLSDLVAEKFRWLPTRLLLRDRYESIDKIAAIDAPVLILHGDADTLIPHHHAERLASAKPDSELRIFAGFGHDLAWHPDAEEAVLDFLARRTGEDPPE